One region of Streptomyces sp. CG4 genomic DNA includes:
- the dnaJ gene encoding molecular chaperone DnaJ, with amino-acid sequence MATDYYAVLGVRRDASQDEIKKAFRRLARELHPDVNPDPKTQERFKEINAAYEVLSDPQKKQVYDLGGDPLSQAGGAGAGGFGAGGFGNFSDIMDAFFGTASQRGPRSRTRRGQDAMIRIEVELDEAAFGTTKDIQVDTAVVCNTCNGEGAAPGTTAQTCDMCRGRGEVSQVTRSFLGQVMTSRPCPQCQGFGTVVPTPCPECAGDGRVRSRRTLTVKIPAGVDNGTRIQLAGEGEVGPGGGPAGDLYVEIHELPHQTFQRRGDDLHCTVTIPMTAAALGTKVPLETLDGMEEVDIRPGTQSGQSIPLHNRGVTHLRGGGRGDLIVHVEVTTPTKLDPEQERLLRELAKLRGEERPQGQFQPGQQGLFSRLKDAFNGR; translated from the coding sequence GTTCCGTCGGCTCGCGCGCGAGCTGCACCCGGACGTCAACCCCGACCCGAAGACCCAGGAGCGGTTCAAGGAGATCAACGCCGCTTACGAGGTGCTGTCGGACCCGCAGAAGAAGCAGGTCTACGACCTCGGCGGCGATCCGCTCTCGCAGGCGGGCGGCGCCGGTGCGGGCGGCTTCGGCGCCGGTGGCTTCGGCAACTTCTCCGACATCATGGACGCGTTCTTCGGCACGGCGTCGCAGCGCGGCCCGCGCTCGCGCACCCGGCGCGGCCAGGACGCGATGATCCGGATCGAGGTCGAGCTGGACGAGGCGGCCTTCGGGACGACCAAGGACATCCAGGTCGACACCGCGGTCGTCTGCAACACCTGCAACGGCGAGGGCGCGGCGCCCGGCACGACCGCTCAGACGTGTGACATGTGCCGCGGCCGCGGCGAGGTCTCGCAGGTCACCCGGTCCTTCCTGGGCCAGGTCATGACCTCCCGGCCCTGCCCCCAGTGCCAGGGCTTCGGCACGGTCGTGCCGACCCCGTGCCCCGAGTGCGCGGGCGACGGCCGGGTCCGCTCCCGTCGCACGCTCACCGTGAAGATCCCGGCCGGTGTCGACAACGGCACCCGGATCCAGCTCGCCGGTGAGGGCGAGGTCGGCCCCGGCGGCGGTCCCGCCGGTGACCTGTACGTCGAGATCCACGAGCTGCCGCACCAGACCTTCCAGCGGCGCGGCGACGACCTGCACTGCACGGTGACGATCCCGATGACCGCGGCGGCGCTCGGCACGAAGGTGCCGCTGGAGACGCTCGACGGCATGGAGGAGGTCGACATCCGGCCCGGCACCCAGTCCGGCCAGTCGATCCCGCTGCACAACCGCGGTGTCACGCACCTGCGCGGCGGCGGCCGGGGTGACCTCATCGTGCATGTCGAGGTCACGACGCCGACCAAGCTGGACCCCGAGCAGGAACGCCTGCTGCGCGAGCTGGCCAAGCTGCGCGGCGAGGAGCGGCCGCAGGGCCAGTTCCAGCCGGGTCAGCAGGGGCTGTTCTCGCGCTTGAAGGATGCCTTCAACGGTCGCTGA
- a CDS encoding nitronate monooxygenase, which yields MSSALTDLFPLPIVQAPMAGGVSVPQLAAAVSEAGGLGFLAAGYKTADGMYQEIKQLRGLTSRPFGVNVFMPQAEYPGASTGSTGAAHAASPSGAVEVYAHQLAGEAAWYETELGDPDSGRDDGYDAKLAVLLDNPVPVVSFHFGVPSREVLDKLRRAGTLTLVTATTAEEARAVEQAGADAVIAQGVEAGGHQGTHRDLPANDGSGIGLLSLVAQVREAVRIPVVAAGGIMRGSQIAAVLAAGASAAQLGTAFLATPESGAQAVHKQALTNPLFARTELTRAFSGRPARALVNRFVREHGPYAPAAYPEINHLTSPLRKAAAKAGDAQGLSLWAGQGHRMARELPAGRLVEVLAEELDAARTALSAQGGPR from the coding sequence ATGTCCTCCGCGCTGACCGATCTCTTCCCCCTCCCGATCGTGCAGGCCCCCATGGCGGGCGGCGTCTCCGTCCCGCAGCTCGCCGCCGCCGTCTCCGAGGCCGGCGGCCTCGGGTTTCTCGCCGCCGGGTACAAGACCGCCGACGGCATGTACCAGGAGATCAAGCAGCTCCGGGGGCTCACGAGCCGCCCCTTCGGCGTCAACGTGTTCATGCCGCAAGCCGAGTACCCCGGTGCAAGCACCGGCTCCACCGGAGCGGCTCACGCCGCGTCCCCTTCCGGCGCCGTGGAGGTCTACGCCCACCAGCTGGCCGGCGAGGCCGCCTGGTACGAGACCGAGCTGGGCGACCCGGACAGCGGCCGGGACGACGGCTACGACGCCAAGCTCGCCGTACTCCTCGACAACCCGGTACCGGTGGTCTCCTTCCACTTCGGGGTGCCGAGCCGTGAGGTGCTCGACAAGCTGCGCCGGGCCGGCACCCTCACCCTGGTCACCGCCACCACCGCCGAGGAGGCCCGCGCGGTCGAGCAGGCCGGTGCGGACGCGGTGATCGCACAGGGCGTGGAGGCCGGAGGCCATCAGGGCACCCACCGGGACCTCCCCGCGAACGACGGCTCCGGCATCGGACTGCTGTCGCTGGTCGCGCAGGTCCGCGAGGCCGTGCGCATCCCGGTCGTCGCCGCCGGCGGCATCATGCGCGGCAGCCAGATCGCCGCCGTCCTCGCGGCCGGCGCGAGCGCGGCCCAGCTGGGCACCGCCTTCCTCGCCACCCCCGAGTCCGGCGCCCAGGCCGTGCACAAGCAGGCGCTCACCAACCCCCTGTTCGCGCGCACCGAGTTGACCCGCGCCTTCTCCGGCCGGCCGGCGCGCGCACTGGTCAACCGCTTCGTGCGCGAGCACGGCCCGTACGCGCCCGCCGCCTATCCCGAGATCAACCACCTGACCTCGCCGCTGCGCAAGGCCGCCGCCAAGGCCGGGGACGCGCAGGGCCTGTCGCTGTGGGCGGGCCAGGGCCACCGGATGGCCCGCGAGCTGCCGGCCGGGCGGCTCGTGGAGGTGCTCGCCGAGGAACTCGACGCCGCCAGGACAGCGTTGTCGGCCCAGGGCGGCCCGCGATGA
- a CDS encoding 16S rRNA (uracil(1498)-N(3))-methyltransferase codes for MTAPVFVVDSLEGVGPGSVVDVDGPEGRHAVSVRRLQPGEQVVLTDGRGRGAAGVVVSVSGKDHMVVEPFEFPVEPEPSPRITVVQALPKGDRGELAVETMTETGVDAIVPWQAARCITQWKGDRGLKALAKWRATAREAGKQSRRLRFPEVADAATTKQVAALLARADFAGVLHSDFEHESRPLASAELPTQGEIVLVVGPEGGVARDELALFEEAGAGAYVLGPTVLRTSTAGTAAAALLLGRTGRWS; via the coding sequence ATGACCGCGCCGGTGTTCGTCGTCGACTCGCTGGAGGGCGTGGGCCCCGGCTCGGTCGTCGACGTCGACGGCCCCGAGGGGCGGCACGCGGTCTCGGTACGGCGGCTCCAGCCCGGCGAGCAGGTGGTGCTGACGGACGGCCGGGGGCGCGGCGCGGCCGGGGTCGTCGTCAGCGTCTCGGGCAAGGACCACATGGTCGTCGAGCCCTTCGAGTTCCCGGTGGAACCCGAACCCAGCCCCCGGATCACCGTCGTCCAGGCCCTCCCCAAGGGCGACCGCGGCGAGCTGGCCGTGGAGACGATGACGGAGACCGGCGTCGACGCGATCGTGCCCTGGCAGGCCGCCCGGTGCATCACCCAGTGGAAGGGCGACCGGGGGCTGAAGGCGCTCGCCAAGTGGCGGGCCACCGCGCGCGAGGCCGGCAAGCAGTCCCGCCGGCTGCGCTTCCCTGAGGTCGCGGACGCGGCAACCACCAAGCAGGTGGCCGCGCTTCTCGCCCGCGCCGACTTCGCGGGCGTGCTGCACTCCGACTTCGAGCACGAGAGCCGGCCGCTGGCGAGTGCCGAACTGCCCACGCAGGGCGAGATCGTGCTGGTCGTCGGCCCCGAAGGCGGCGTCGCCCGGGACGAGTTGGCGCTCTTCGAGGAGGCGGGCGCCGGGGCGTATGTGCTCGGTCCCACCGTGTTGCGTACATCAACCGCCGGCACCGCCGCCGCGGCCCTGCTGCTGGGCCGCACCGGCCGCTGGTCCTGA
- a CDS encoding VOC family protein, whose product MELAQVRLLVTDFAVCYRFYADVLGLKPQSGATEGPYEKFSPHTGSAGIALQDRAMMAEILDELGESACGHRSLVVLRVDDLDAYVAEIIGRGATMLREPAPMTDRMRVAHLKDPEGNLVELQEWLLLRG is encoded by the coding sequence GTGGAACTCGCCCAAGTCCGGCTCCTGGTCACCGACTTCGCCGTCTGCTACCGCTTCTACGCCGACGTCCTCGGCCTCAAGCCGCAGTCCGGGGCGACCGAGGGCCCGTACGAGAAGTTCAGCCCGCACACCGGTTCCGCCGGGATCGCGCTGCAGGACCGGGCCATGATGGCCGAGATCCTGGACGAACTGGGTGAGAGCGCCTGCGGGCATCGCTCCTTGGTCGTCCTGCGCGTCGACGACCTGGACGCCTACGTCGCGGAGATCATCGGCCGTGGTGCGACGATGCTGCGCGAGCCTGCGCCGATGACCGACAGGATGCGGGTTGCCCATCTCAAGGACCCGGAGGGCAACCTGGTCGAGCTCCAGGAGTGGCTGTTGCTGAGGGGCTGA